In a genomic window of Occallatibacter riparius:
- a CDS encoding ABC transporter substrate-binding protein, which translates to MFPKAAISALLVLAALPLAARTRPHYGETLRVEIAGDPWQRPNGIARRLVLDGLTQIGDDGDIRPALATSWTSENADHRWQFRLRPGVHFHDGSALASTTIAASLMASCMASCPWQAVRALGTSIVFTSDTPMPHLPQLLAGDEFLVSKPQTAESDGGTGPFQVSGFTNGILTLAASDSYWEGRPFVDAIEIHTRRPTSDQWLDLSGGRADLVEVPAENIRQAQQQHFNVLASAPVEVLALELSNTGALANPNLRAAMAYAVDRNALANVIFQKQGKASAALLPQNISGFAFLFPAERDLNKAHELRGGITAPLLTLQADSSGTFQLAAQRIALNLREAGFNVQVVGPGTKTPDMRLRIFRVGGADAAADLSQIAFATGQPIQAGGADLSAAYGAERELLDRKTLIPLVHLPCAYALSSRVRDLQLHYDGTLALDGASVEAAK; encoded by the coding sequence GTGTTTCCCAAAGCTGCAATTAGCGCGCTGCTTGTCCTAGCCGCGCTCCCACTGGCGGCGCGAACCCGCCCGCATTACGGAGAAACGCTCCGCGTCGAAATCGCCGGCGATCCGTGGCAGCGTCCCAACGGAATCGCGCGCCGCCTCGTCCTCGACGGCCTCACGCAGATCGGCGATGACGGAGACATCCGCCCCGCCCTCGCAACTTCCTGGACATCGGAGAACGCGGATCATCGCTGGCAATTCCGCCTTCGTCCCGGTGTTCATTTTCACGACGGCTCGGCGCTCGCATCGACCACAATCGCCGCGTCCCTGATGGCCTCATGCATGGCGAGCTGTCCGTGGCAAGCAGTGCGCGCGCTCGGCACTTCCATCGTGTTCACAAGCGATACTCCGATGCCGCACCTTCCGCAGCTTCTGGCCGGAGACGAGTTCCTTGTTTCGAAGCCGCAGACGGCGGAGTCCGATGGCGGAACCGGACCCTTCCAGGTTTCCGGATTCACCAACGGCATCCTCACCCTGGCCGCGAGCGATTCCTACTGGGAGGGTCGCCCGTTCGTCGATGCAATCGAGATTCACACGCGCCGCCCAACCAGTGATCAGTGGCTCGATCTCAGCGGCGGCCGCGCCGACCTGGTGGAGGTCCCAGCCGAGAACATCCGTCAGGCACAGCAGCAACACTTCAACGTGCTTGCCTCGGCACCTGTTGAGGTTCTAGCGCTCGAGTTGAGCAACACAGGCGCGCTCGCAAACCCAAACCTCAGGGCCGCCATGGCTTACGCCGTCGACCGCAATGCCCTTGCCAACGTGATCTTCCAGAAGCAAGGCAAAGCCAGCGCAGCGCTCCTGCCGCAGAACATCTCAGGATTCGCCTTCCTGTTTCCAGCCGAGCGCGATCTGAATAAAGCGCACGAACTGCGCGGAGGCATTACCGCACCACTATTAACACTGCAGGCCGACAGCAGCGGAACCTTTCAACTCGCGGCCCAGCGCATTGCGCTTAACCTGCGTGAAGCCGGATTCAACGTGCAGGTTGTTGGACCCGGTACCAAAACCCCCGACATGCGCCTGCGCATCTTCCGCGTCGGAGGCGCAGATGCCGCAGCAGACCTTTCGCAGATTGCGTTCGCAACCGGGCAGCCCATCCAAGCCGGCGGCGCCGATCTGAGCGCAGCCTACGGCGCCGAGCGCGAACTCCTCGATCGCAAGACTCTGATCCCGCTCGTCCACCTGCCCTGTGCCTATGCCCTTAGCTCCCGCGTCCGCGATCTGCAACTGCACTACGATGGAACGCTCGCCCTCGACGGAGCTTCGGTGGAGGCTGCGAAGTGA
- a CDS encoding sigma-54-dependent transcriptional regulator, with protein MSMKANILIVDDEANTLASLSRAFRLAGHEATVCDNAARALELARTQTFDMILSDVVMPRRDGLALLADLKAAGVTAPVVMMSGQAHIDMAVRATRLGALDFLEKPLSTEKLLVTLENALKLTRLESENRELRTRVGKHELVWTGDTMRRIMAQIERVAASESRVCIYGETGTGKELVARTLHEKSHRSAGPFVTLNCAAVPAELIESELFGHEKGSFTGAAQRHIGKFEQAHRGTLFLDEIGDMPATMQAKMLRVLEESVVERIGSDKPVHVDVRVIVATHRNLDQQVQTGAFRRDLYHRVIVFPIELPPLRSRSEDIPLLVEHFAQQVFAQNGWKPIPFTTDAIAALQKYTWPGNIRELRNMVERLLLLSGTEVDAETVRLALPSINAHSAAPGNINMPALDQGPLAERVASFEKATVLAEIRRQHRNITKAAAALGLERSHLYKKCQQLGIDLRDVPAE; from the coding sequence ATGAGCATGAAGGCCAACATTCTTATAGTGGATGACGAGGCGAACACCCTGGCCTCTCTGTCGCGCGCCTTCCGGCTCGCCGGTCACGAAGCCACCGTTTGCGACAACGCCGCCCGCGCGCTCGAGCTCGCACGCACCCAGACATTCGACATGATTCTCAGCGACGTCGTCATGCCGCGCCGTGACGGCCTCGCTCTGCTTGCCGACTTGAAAGCCGCGGGCGTCACGGCTCCCGTCGTCATGATGAGCGGCCAGGCTCACATCGACATGGCCGTCCGCGCCACCCGGCTCGGCGCTCTCGATTTCCTCGAGAAGCCGCTCTCAACCGAAAAACTGCTCGTCACCCTCGAGAACGCGCTGAAGCTCACGCGGCTCGAATCGGAAAACCGCGAACTGCGCACGCGCGTCGGCAAGCACGAGCTGGTCTGGACCGGCGACACCATGCGCCGCATCATGGCTCAAATTGAGCGCGTAGCAGCCAGCGAGTCGCGCGTCTGCATCTACGGCGAGACCGGCACCGGCAAAGAGCTCGTAGCCCGCACGCTGCACGAAAAGAGCCATCGATCTGCCGGACCCTTCGTCACACTAAACTGCGCCGCGGTTCCCGCCGAACTCATCGAAAGCGAATTGTTCGGCCACGAAAAAGGCTCCTTCACTGGTGCCGCGCAGCGGCATATCGGCAAATTCGAGCAGGCACACCGCGGCACGCTGTTCCTCGACGAAATCGGCGACATGCCCGCCACCATGCAAGCCAAGATGTTGCGCGTCCTCGAGGAGAGCGTCGTAGAGCGCATCGGCAGCGACAAGCCAGTTCACGTAGATGTCCGCGTCATCGTCGCCACCCATCGCAATCTCGACCAGCAGGTGCAGACCGGTGCCTTCCGCCGCGACCTCTATCATCGCGTCATCGTATTTCCCATCGAGCTTCCTCCGTTGCGAAGCCGGTCGGAAGACATCCCTCTCCTGGTGGAACACTTCGCGCAACAGGTGTTTGCGCAGAACGGCTGGAAGCCAATCCCCTTCACTACCGACGCCATCGCGGCCCTTCAGAAGTACACATGGCCGGGAAACATTCGCGAGCTGCGCAATATGGTCGAACGCCTCCTGCTTCTCTCAGGCACTGAGGTCGATGCCGAAACCGTGCGCCTTGCGCTGCCTAGCATCAACGCGCACTCCGCAGCACCCGGCAACATCAACATGCCTGCACTAGACCAAGGCCCTCTTGCCGAGCGCGTAGCCTCATTCGAAAAAGCCACAGTCCTTGCGGAAATCCGACGCCAGCATCGCAACATTACTAAGGCCGCCGCAGCGCTCGGCCTCGAGCGTAGCCACCTCTACAAGAAATGCCAGCAGCTTGGCATCGACCTCCGCGATGTCCCCGCCGAATGA
- a CDS encoding sensor histidine kinase, with product MILRQKLLLLFAATITAAVAVVAWTVLLRIKNVFELRDQEETALFVAQFQREFQSRSTEVASAIDRLAASERARSIAVEIAQTGDSALYVTEAQHLASEAHLDFLEIVSPTGEIISSAQWPARFGYTDAAAATQNSSAFLKRESLPDGTSQLGLFAVRPVLGSGPTIRIIGGQKLDQAFLADLPVAPGMTIALYADDAAQAPDAASAVNPKHLITSDGAPASVQPYQSIIIAALKTGQQVSSIVYLTRHREDSANVTAIPLKNDQGQTLAVVTVAISRKGMVEAQQHIRAISYGVASGGILLAIVFSLWIAARVSRPIEELARASEGVAAGNWDVSVPERGRDELSVLARSFNHMTAQLTAQRDKLVQTERVAAWRELARRLAHELKNPLFPLQLTVENLARSRHLPPEEFDEVFEESTRTLSMEIANLKAIIGRFGDFSKMPKPEVERIETADVIWRVALLYFPSLVRGMTVEDADAAAEMDKIRCSVELALDPMPLDADPELLHRALSNLVLNARDAMPEGGTLRLGARPLPDSIEITVADSGRGLTPEECDRLFTPYYTTKEHGTGLGLAIVQSIVADHNGTIRVESPSGGGATFIITLPRAVESLTTDN from the coding sequence GTGATTCTGCGCCAGAAGCTGCTCCTGCTCTTCGCCGCTACCATCACTGCCGCGGTAGCAGTGGTTGCGTGGACAGTGCTCCTGCGCATAAAGAACGTCTTCGAGCTGCGCGACCAGGAAGAGACCGCCCTGTTCGTCGCGCAGTTTCAGCGCGAATTCCAGAGCCGCTCCACCGAAGTAGCCTCAGCCATCGATCGATTAGCCGCCAGCGAGCGCGCCCGCTCCATTGCCGTCGAGATCGCACAGACCGGCGACTCCGCGCTCTACGTTACAGAAGCGCAGCACCTAGCCTCCGAGGCGCATCTCGATTTCCTCGAAATCGTCAGCCCAACAGGCGAGATCATCAGCTCAGCGCAATGGCCCGCACGCTTCGGCTACACCGATGCTGCCGCGGCGACGCAGAACTCCTCAGCCTTCCTCAAACGTGAAAGCCTCCCTGATGGAACCTCGCAGCTCGGCCTCTTCGCCGTGAGACCCGTTCTCGGCAGCGGGCCAACCATTCGCATCATCGGTGGACAAAAGCTGGATCAGGCATTTCTCGCAGATCTCCCCGTCGCCCCCGGCATGACCATAGCGCTCTACGCTGACGACGCCGCTCAAGCTCCAGATGCAGCCAGTGCCGTCAATCCCAAGCACCTCATCACATCCGACGGCGCACCCGCCAGCGTCCAGCCCTATCAAAGCATCATCATCGCCGCCCTGAAAACCGGCCAGCAGGTCAGTTCCATCGTCTACCTCACGAGACACCGTGAAGACAGCGCGAACGTCACGGCGATCCCGCTCAAGAACGACCAGGGCCAGACCCTCGCAGTCGTCACAGTCGCCATCTCGCGTAAAGGCATGGTTGAGGCCCAGCAGCACATTCGTGCCATTTCTTACGGCGTCGCCAGCGGCGGAATCCTCCTGGCGATCGTCTTCAGTCTCTGGATCGCCGCGCGCGTCTCACGTCCGATTGAAGAACTCGCGCGCGCCTCTGAAGGAGTTGCCGCCGGCAACTGGGACGTGTCTGTCCCTGAGAGAGGACGCGATGAGCTCAGCGTCTTGGCGCGCAGCTTCAATCACATGACCGCACAGCTCACCGCGCAGCGCGACAAGCTGGTGCAGACCGAGCGTGTAGCGGCGTGGCGCGAACTGGCGCGGCGCCTCGCGCACGAGCTTAAGAATCCGCTCTTCCCCCTGCAACTCACCGTCGAAAACCTCGCCCGCTCCCGCCACCTTCCCCCGGAAGAGTTCGACGAAGTCTTCGAGGAGAGCACCCGCACTCTCAGCATGGAGATCGCGAATCTCAAAGCCATCATTGGCCGCTTCGGGGACTTCAGCAAGATGCCGAAACCTGAGGTAGAGCGCATCGAAACCGCAGACGTGATCTGGAGAGTGGCGCTTCTGTACTTTCCATCCCTAGTTCGCGGAATGACTGTTGAAGATGCCGATGCCGCCGCGGAAATGGATAAGATCCGTTGCAGCGTCGAACTCGCTCTGGATCCGATGCCCCTCGACGCCGATCCCGAACTCCTGCACCGAGCCCTCTCCAACCTGGTCCTCAACGCCCGCGATGCTATGCCGGAAGGCGGAACTCTGCGCCTCGGCGCTCGCCCCTTGCCGGACTCCATCGAGATCACCGTCGCTGACTCCGGCCGGGGCCTCACCCCCGAAGAGTGCGACCGCCTCTTCACCCCCTACTACACCACCAAGGAGCACGGCACCGGCCTCGGACTGGCCATTGTCCAGTCCATCGTCGCCGATCACAACGGAACGATCCGAGTCGAAAGCCCTTCGGGCGGCGGCGCAACATTTATCATCACTCTGCCACGCGCGGTCGAATCACTGACAACCGACAACTGA
- a CDS encoding L,D-transpeptidase has protein sequence MKLTRLAAAAVLVMGMAAAAAQDATKRVIVVSLEDRKLALVEDGKVTKVYPVAVGKPSTPSPVGTFTIERRVANPVYQHDGKTVQPGPGNPVGTRWMGLSVRGYGIHGTNAPKSIGKAASHGCIRMAKANLEELFALVQVGDTVELIGERNDETAQLFGTDEGPSPAQQPVLTAQAPVAAPAIAATTAPASADTTVQIAKAMTATAGGTR, from the coding sequence ATGAAGCTTACGAGGTTGGCAGCGGCAGCAGTTCTGGTGATGGGAATGGCGGCAGCGGCAGCGCAGGACGCAACCAAGCGTGTGATCGTGGTCAGCCTCGAAGATCGCAAGCTGGCTCTGGTAGAAGACGGCAAGGTCACCAAGGTCTACCCCGTCGCGGTCGGCAAGCCCTCCACTCCCAGCCCGGTAGGCACCTTCACCATCGAGCGCCGCGTTGCCAATCCCGTTTACCAGCACGACGGCAAGACGGTTCAGCCCGGCCCGGGCAATCCGGTCGGCACGCGGTGGATGGGGCTCAGCGTTCGCGGCTACGGCATCCATGGAACCAACGCTCCCAAGTCCATCGGCAAGGCCGCCTCTCACGGATGCATCCGCATGGCGAAGGCCAACCTCGAAGAGCTCTTCGCTCTCGTCCAGGTGGGCGACACGGTTGAGCTGATCGGCGAACGCAACGACGAGACCGCGCAGCTCTTCGGTACCGATGAAGGTCCCTCACCTGCCCAGCAGCCCGTCCTGACTGCCCAAGCTCCGGTGGCTGCTCCCGCTATCGCTGCAACCACCGCGCCGGCCAGCGCTGACACCACGGTTCAGATCGCCAAGGCTATGACGGCCACGGCCGGCGGAACCCGGTAA
- a CDS encoding SPFH domain-containing protein: MLALKLLLIVAGALLFAAALAIPLYSLFKRLQTMRKNNANPESAVAPEPIEWRRSIPLALIGIAPLLLAISIVVVPSGMGGVRVSQLSGTLPGTLYPGAHFITPLVDSVQMFDLRDHMFAAGLGAQPAGKAPAEKPGLDVQSREGLKIGLGVTVRYRLDPAKLSSVQAHLPQPADQQLVPPIVASAWRELAPQYTVREIFSTKREDIRTKASAIITRKLASDGIVVEEVMLSEIQLPDEYAKGLEGLLLKEQEDDQLGIQTEIQQKQVRIAELQAEAEAKQKVKQAEGDAQSKVVEAKGEADAMQYTLPLKEKQIQQSKLEAEARKEATIQNAQADAEAKVIDSKAELQRRNLLSDAEASRIKLLAAANAERMKSEADLLNRSPLLINKIIAERLSDKIQVVMVPSDGKFFFANDVFKNMATNPAIQKEMDNDSTPDKKPGQ, translated from the coding sequence ATGCTCGCGTTGAAGCTGTTGCTGATCGTGGCCGGGGCGCTGTTGTTCGCTGCCGCACTGGCAATCCCACTGTATTCGTTGTTCAAGCGCCTGCAAACGATGCGAAAGAACAACGCCAACCCTGAGTCGGCCGTCGCTCCCGAACCAATCGAATGGCGCCGATCGATTCCACTCGCATTGATCGGAATCGCTCCGCTGCTGCTCGCCATAAGCATCGTCGTTGTGCCCAGCGGAATGGGCGGCGTCCGTGTGAGCCAGCTGAGCGGAACTCTGCCCGGCACCCTCTACCCCGGCGCGCACTTCATCACGCCGCTCGTCGACAGCGTGCAAATGTTTGACCTCCGCGACCACATGTTCGCCGCAGGACTCGGCGCGCAACCTGCCGGAAAGGCTCCAGCCGAAAAGCCCGGCCTGGATGTGCAATCCCGCGAAGGCTTGAAGATCGGCCTGGGCGTCACGGTGCGATACCGTCTCGACCCCGCCAAGCTATCCAGCGTGCAGGCGCACCTTCCTCAGCCGGCTGACCAGCAACTTGTTCCGCCCATCGTTGCCAGCGCGTGGCGGGAATTAGCCCCGCAGTACACCGTGCGCGAAATCTTCTCGACCAAGCGCGAGGATATCCGCACGAAAGCAAGCGCGATCATCACCCGCAAACTCGCTTCCGACGGAATCGTCGTCGAGGAGGTCATGCTCTCTGAAATCCAGCTTCCCGATGAATACGCGAAAGGCCTCGAAGGTCTACTGCTGAAGGAGCAGGAGGACGACCAGCTCGGAATCCAAACCGAGATCCAGCAGAAGCAGGTTCGCATCGCCGAACTCCAGGCGGAAGCCGAAGCAAAGCAGAAGGTGAAGCAGGCCGAGGGCGACGCCCAATCCAAGGTAGTTGAAGCCAAAGGTGAAGCCGATGCCATGCAGTACACGCTGCCTCTGAAGGAGAAGCAGATTCAGCAAAGCAAGCTTGAGGCTGAGGCTCGTAAGGAAGCCACGATCCAGAACGCCCAGGCCGATGCCGAGGCCAAGGTCATCGACAGCAAAGCCGAGCTGCAGCGCCGCAATCTGCTTTCCGACGCGGAGGCGAGCCGGATCAAGCTGCTGGCCGCGGCCAACGCAGAACGCATGAAGAGCGAAGCGGATCTACTGAACCGCTCCCCGCTCCTCATCAACAAGATCATCGCTGAGCGCCTGTCCGACAAGATCCAGGTCGTGATGGTCCCGTCTGACGGCAAGTTCTTCTTCGCGAATGACGTCTTCAAGAACATGGCCACCAACCCGGCTATCCAAAAAGAGATGGACAACGACTCCACTCCCGACAAGAAGCCCGGACAGTGA